The DNA sequence GCGATCGCTTGGAACGCAAGCTTCTCAATAAAATTATCCCTTACCTTGAACGCGAAGAGGATATGGTTGGTGAAGTAGTTGTTGAGCCACATGAGGGTATTGAAGAGTCTCCGGTTCGATTGCAATCCATTAAAATTATGGATCCGACAGATCCGAATGGCGAGCGTGAGCTGACTGTCATCGGTAATGCAAATGTAGATACGAGCATTAAGCATGTAACTGCGAGTGATATTCTTTCGGCAATCAGCTATTTCTTCAATCTTTTGCATAGAGTCGGTGACACGGACGATATTGATCATCTCGGAAACCGCCGCTTGCGTTCTGTTGGTGAATTGCTTCAAAACCAATTCCGTATTGGATTGTCCCGTATGGAACGTGTTGTTCGTGAAAGAATGTCGATTCAGGATACATCAAGCATTACTCCACAGCAGTTGATTAATATTCGTCCTGTTATTGCTTCTATCAAGGAATTCTTTGGAAGCTCTCAGCTCTCACAGTTCATGGATCAGACGAACCCGCTTGCAGAACTGACGCATAAACGTCGTCTTTCAGCACTCGGACCTGGTGGTTTGACACGTGAGCGTGCTGGTATGGAAGTACGTGACGTTCACTATTCACACTATGGACGCATGTGTCCGATTGAAACACCGGAGGGACCGAACATCGGTTTGATCAACTCACTCTCTGCCTATGCGAAAGTGAATAAGTTTGGCTTCATTGAAACGCCTTACCGCCGAGTTGACCCGGATACCGGACGTGTTACAGCAGCAATCGATTATCTAACTGCTGATGAGGAAGATAACTATGTTGTCGCTCAGGCGAATGCACCGCTTACCGAAGATGGCAGTTTTGAAAATGAAGAAGTCATCGCACGTTTCCGCGGTGAGAACACTATCGTGCCGCGTGAACAGATCGACTATATGGATGTATCTCCGAAACAGGTAGTATCAGCAGCGACAGCTTGTATCCCATTCCTTGAAAATGATGACTCCAACCGTGCACTCATGGGTGCGAACATGCAACGTCAGGCTGTTCCGCTCCTTAAGCCTGAAGCGCCAATCGTTGGTACAGGTATGGAGTACGTAGATGGAAAAGATTCTGGAGCAGCTATTATTTGCCGTCATGATGGAATTGTTGAACGTGTTGAAGCGAAAGAAGTACTTGTTCGTCGTATCTCTGAAGTGGATGGCAAGGAGGTTGAGGGTGACCTTGACCGCTATAAGCTTCAAAAGTATGTGCGTTCCAACCAAGGAACTTGCTACAATCAGCGACCAATTGTCGCTGAAGGAGACCGCGTGACAAAAGGTGAAGTTCTTGCCGATGGTCCATCAATGGAAAATGGTGAACTTGCGCTTGGTCGCAACGTACTCGTAGCATTCATGACTTGGGAAGGTTACAACTACGAGGATGCAATCATCATGAGTGAGCGCCTCGTGAAAGATGATGTATATACTTCCATTCACATTGAGGAATACGAGTCTGAATCCCGCGATACAAAGCTGGGACCTGAAGAAATTACACGAGACATCCCGAATGTTGGTGAGGATGCACTTAAGAACCTTAACGAACAGGGTATCATCCGTGTTGGTGCAGAGGTTAAGGATGGCGACATTCTTGTTGGTAAAGTAACGCCTAAAGGTGTAACCGAACTTTCTGCTGAAGAACGTCTTCTTCACGCGATCTTTGGTGAAAAGGCGAGAGAAGTCCGTGATACATCACTCCGTGTGCCGCACGGTGCTGGCGGAATTGTCCTTGATGTCCGAATCTTTAACCGTGAAGATGGCGATGAGTTGCCACCGGGTGTAAATCAGCTTGTACGTGTATACATTGTTCAGAAGCGCAAAATCCATGAAGGTGACAAGATGGCCGGACGTCACGGAAACAAGGGTGTAATTTCCAAGATTCTTCCGGAAGAAGATATGCCATTCATGCCTGATGGCACACCAGTTGATATCATGTTGAACCCATTGGGTGTACCTTCACGTATGAACATCGGACAGGTATTTGAGCTCCATCTTGGTATGGCAGCAAGAGCGCTTGGCATTCATGTCGCCTCGCCAGTATTTGACGGAGCTACAGAGGAAGATGTTTGGGATACACTTGAAGAAGCTGGGATGGCGAGAGATGCGAAAACGGTACTTTATGATGGACGTACCGGAGAAGCATTTGACAATCGCGTTTCAGTAGGAGTTTCTTACATGATCAAGCTTTCCCACATGGTTGATGACAAATTGCACGCACGTTCAACTGGACCATACTCACTTGTTACACAGCAGCCGCTCGGCGGTAAAGCGCAGTTCGGTGGACAGCGCTTCGGTGAGATGGAAGTATGGGCTCTTGAAGCTTATGGCGCAGCTTATACACTTCAAGAGATTCTTACAGTTAAGTCCGATGATATTGTCGGTCGTGTACAAACTTACGAATCTATTGTTAAGGGCGAAAATGTCCCTGAGCCGGGAGTGCCTGAATCATTCAAGGTACTGATCAAGGAATTGCAAAGTCTTGGTATGGATGTCAAGATGCTTGCTGCTGATGAATCTGAGATCGACCTGCGCGAACTTGAAGACGAGGACGATGCTGAGTCTGCAGGTAAGCTTAATCTTGATATAGAAGGTTAATTTGACCGTACAACCAAGAATTTGATAATAAGGGTTTGCCGGCATCCGAAAGTCTGAGTCGGTGCTGGCTTTCCCATTGTTGAGACAATACGGACCTTATAAGGGAGGTAGGCTCCTTGCTGGATGTTAATAATTTTGAGTATATGAAAATAGGATTGGCTTCACCTGATAAAATCCGTTCTTGGTCCTTCGGCGAAGTGAAAAAGCCGGAAACGATCAACTACCGTACATTGAAGCCTGAGAAAGACGGTTTGTTCTGTGAACGTATTTTCGGACCTACAAAGGACTGGGAGTGTCACTGCGGAAAATACAAGCGTGTCCGTTATAAAGGCGTTGTTTGTGACCGTTGCGGCGTTGAAGTAACGAAGTCAAAAGTTCGCCGTGAGCGCATGGGTCATATTGAACTAGCTGCTCCAGTTACACATATCTGGTATTTCAAAGGCATTCCGAGCAGAATGGGGCTTGTTCTTGACATGTCACCAAGAGCGCTTGAAGAGGTTATCTATTTTGCTGCCTATGTTGTCACAGATCCTGGAAGCACACCGCTTGAGAAGAAGCAGTTGCTTTCTGAAAAAGAATACCGAGCGTACTATGACAAGTATGGCAATACATTCAAGGCCCAAATGGGAGCGGAGGCAATTCGTAAGCTTCTTCAGGATATCGACCTTGATAAAGAGGCTGAGGTTCTGAAAGAAGAGTTGAAAACTGTTTCCGGACAGCGCAGAACACGTGCGATTCGCCGTTTGGAAGTTGTTGAAGCTTTCAGAGGTTCAGGCAACGACCCATCTTGGATGGTCCTCGATGTGCTGCCAGTTATCCCGCCGGAGATCCGTCCAATGGTCCAGCTTGATGGAGGCCGTTTTGCGACCTCTGACTTGAACGACCTCTATCGTCGTGTAATTAACCGTAACAATCGCCTGAAGCGTCTCCTTGATCTCGGAGCGCCTAGCATTATCGTCCAAAACGAAAAGCGTATGCTGCAGGAAGCTGTAGATGCGTTGATTGATAACGGCCGCCGCGGGCGTCCAGTAACAGGTCCGGGTAATCGTCCGCTTAAGTCTCTTTCTCATATGCTTAAAGGTAAGCAGGGGCGTTTCCGCCAGAACTTGCTCGGTAAGCGTGTTGACTACTCTGGCCGTTCTGTAATTGTTGTTGGTCCGCATTTGAAGATGTACCAATGTGGTCTTCCAAAAGAAATGGCACTTGAATTGTTTAAGCCTTTCGTTATGAAAGAGCTTGTTGAAAAGGGAATTGCCCACAATATCAAGTCAGCCAAGCGGAAAATCGAACGTGTCCACCCTGATGTTTGGGATGTACTCGAAGATGTCATTAAGGAACACCCGGTATTGCTTAACCGAGCTCCTACGCTCCACAGACTAGGTATCCAGGCTTTCGAGCCAACGCTTGTTGAAGGACGTGCAATCCGTTTGCACCCACTTGTATGTACAGCATATAACGCCGATTTCGATGGAGACCAGATGGCTGTTCACGTGCCACTTTC is a window from the Aciduricibacillus chroicocephali genome containing:
- the rpoB gene encoding DNA-directed RNA polymerase subunit beta, whose product is MTGHLVQYGRHRQRRSYARISEVLELPNLIEIQTASYEWFLEEGLREMFQDISPIEDFAGNLSLEFVDYSLGEPKYPVDESKSRDVTYNAPLRVKVRLINNETGEVKEQEVFMGDFPLMTDTGTFVINGAERVIVSQLVRSPSVYYNEKIDKNGKRVVAATVIPNRGAWLEFETDAKDVVHVRIDRTRKLPITVLLRALGFGTDQEIIDLIGDNEYLKNTLEKDSTENSEKALLEIYERLRPGEPPTVENAKSLLISRFFDPKRYDLAHVGRYKMNKKLNIKNRLFNQVLAETIVDPETGEVLAERGDRLERKLLNKIIPYLEREEDMVGEVVVEPHEGIEESPVRLQSIKIMDPTDPNGERELTVIGNANVDTSIKHVTASDILSAISYFFNLLHRVGDTDDIDHLGNRRLRSVGELLQNQFRIGLSRMERVVRERMSIQDTSSITPQQLINIRPVIASIKEFFGSSQLSQFMDQTNPLAELTHKRRLSALGPGGLTRERAGMEVRDVHYSHYGRMCPIETPEGPNIGLINSLSAYAKVNKFGFIETPYRRVDPDTGRVTAAIDYLTADEEDNYVVAQANAPLTEDGSFENEEVIARFRGENTIVPREQIDYMDVSPKQVVSAATACIPFLENDDSNRALMGANMQRQAVPLLKPEAPIVGTGMEYVDGKDSGAAIICRHDGIVERVEAKEVLVRRISEVDGKEVEGDLDRYKLQKYVRSNQGTCYNQRPIVAEGDRVTKGEVLADGPSMENGELALGRNVLVAFMTWEGYNYEDAIIMSERLVKDDVYTSIHIEEYESESRDTKLGPEEITRDIPNVGEDALKNLNEQGIIRVGAEVKDGDILVGKVTPKGVTELSAEERLLHAIFGEKAREVRDTSLRVPHGAGGIVLDVRIFNREDGDELPPGVNQLVRVYIVQKRKIHEGDKMAGRHGNKGVISKILPEEDMPFMPDGTPVDIMLNPLGVPSRMNIGQVFELHLGMAARALGIHVASPVFDGATEEDVWDTLEEAGMARDAKTVLYDGRTGEAFDNRVSVGVSYMIKLSHMVDDKLHARSTGPYSLVTQQPLGGKAQFGGQRFGEMEVWALEAYGAAYTLQEILTVKSDDIVGRVQTYESIVKGENVPEPGVPESFKVLIKELQSLGMDVKMLAADESEIDLRELEDEDDAESAGKLNLDIEG